From Spirosoma aerolatum, one genomic window encodes:
- the efp gene encoding elongation factor P, with product MATTADIRNGLVLNFNNDLFQITEFQHVKPGKGAAFVRTKLKSLTTGRVIDNTFNSGVTIYPVRVERRKFQYLYKDEAGYNFMDQETFDQINLDEKIVDSADLMKEGQEVEMLINAENETPLSCELPPFVELEVTYAEPGIKGDTANSPKKRVEVESGAKIMVPLFIDSGEKIRVDTRTREYVERVK from the coding sequence ATGGCAACGACCGCAGACATCCGCAACGGACTAGTCTTAAACTTCAACAACGACCTTTTTCAAATCACTGAATTTCAGCATGTAAAGCCAGGAAAAGGCGCTGCATTTGTCCGTACTAAGCTAAAAAGCCTGACTACAGGCCGTGTTATTGACAACACCTTTAACTCAGGAGTAACCATTTACCCTGTACGCGTCGAGCGTCGGAAATTTCAATATTTGTACAAGGATGAAGCGGGTTATAACTTCATGGATCAGGAAACGTTCGACCAGATCAACCTTGACGAGAAAATAGTTGACAGCGCCGATCTGATGAAAGAAGGACAGGAAGTTGAAATGCTGATCAATGCTGAAAACGAAACTCCTCTTTCGTGCGAACTTCCTCCGTTTGTTGAACTGGAAGTAACATATGCTGAGCCAGGTATTAAAGGCGACACAGCCAACAGTCCCAAAAAACGGGTTGAAGTCGAATCGGGTGCTAAAATTATGGTCCCGCTTTTTATTGATTCTGGCGAGAAAATTCGGGTCGATACCCGTACCCGTGAATACGTTGAACGAGTGAAATAG
- the accB gene encoding acetyl-CoA carboxylase biotin carboxyl carrier protein: MTTQDIQQLIDFISQSGLDEVNIETNDLKISVKRYGSGAPAAGAAVPAIAPVAPAAPVAQPQAVAPTATSAPTPVATPKADTSNYVTIKSPMIGTFYRSSNPETPSFVEVGDSVTEGKVVCIIEAMKLFNEIESEVSGRIVKVLVENATPVEYDQPLFLVEPI, from the coding sequence ATGACAACCCAAGACATACAGCAACTTATTGACTTCATTTCTCAGTCTGGTCTGGACGAAGTCAATATCGAAACAAATGACCTCAAAATCAGCGTCAAGCGATATGGTTCGGGTGCTCCGGCAGCTGGTGCAGCAGTACCAGCCATTGCCCCTGTTGCACCAGCTGCTCCTGTAGCACAACCTCAGGCGGTTGCCCCAACAGCGACATCGGCCCCAACGCCAGTAGCAACGCCTAAGGCAGACACTTCAAACTACGTTACCATTAAGTCGCCCATGATCGGTACGTTCTATCGGTCATCAAACCCTGAAACCCCTTCGTTTGTCGAAGTAGGCGACAGTGTGACCGAAGGCAAAGTGGTTTGCATCATTGAAGCCATGAAGCTCTTCAACGAAATTGAATCCGAAGTATCGGGCCGCATTGTGAAAGTGCTCGTTGAAAATGCGACGCCTGTTGAGTATGACCAGCCGCTGTTCCTGGTAGAACCCATCTAA
- the accC gene encoding acetyl-CoA carboxylase biotin carboxylase subunit: protein MFKKILIANRGEIALRIIRTCREMGIKTVAVFSTADRDSLHVRFADEAVCIGPPVSKQSYLSIPNIISAAEVTGADAIHPGYGFLSENAEFSQICADYGIKFIGATADQINSMGDKATAKATMKLAGVPVIPGSEGLLESIEQGKKLSAEMGYPVIIKATAGGGGRGMRIIRAESEFEKAWNDARTEAGAAFGNDGLYLEKYVEEPRHIEIQIVGDQYGKVCHLSERDCSIQRRHQKLVEETPSPIVSDELRQQMGEAAIKGAQAIGYEGAGTIEFLVDKHGKFYFMEMNTRIQVEHPITEEVTDFDLIKEQIKVAAGTEISGRNYTPKLYAMECRINAEDPANGFRPSPGKITNLHFPGGHGVRIDSHVYSGYTIPPNYDSMIAKLIVSGQSREEVITRMKRALQEFVIEGIKTTIPFHIKLMDDPGFRSGKFTTAFLETFDFSKL, encoded by the coding sequence ATGTTCAAGAAAATTCTTATCGCCAACCGGGGGGAAATCGCTCTGCGAATTATCCGTACCTGCCGCGAAATGGGCATTAAAACGGTGGCCGTCTTTTCAACGGCCGACCGCGATAGTTTGCATGTACGTTTTGCCGATGAGGCTGTTTGCATTGGTCCGCCGGTGAGCAAACAATCGTATCTTAGTATCCCTAATATTATTTCGGCGGCCGAAGTAACCGGGGCCGATGCTATCCATCCGGGCTACGGCTTTTTGTCGGAAAACGCCGAATTCTCGCAAATCTGCGCTGATTACGGTATTAAATTTATCGGGGCTACCGCCGATCAAATCAACAGCATGGGCGACAAAGCAACTGCTAAAGCGACCATGAAACTGGCTGGAGTTCCAGTCATTCCAGGCTCCGAGGGTCTGCTCGAATCCATTGAGCAGGGTAAAAAGCTTTCGGCCGAAATGGGCTATCCGGTCATTATCAAGGCAACGGCTGGTGGTGGAGGTCGTGGTATGCGGATTATCCGGGCCGAAAGTGAGTTTGAAAAAGCCTGGAACGATGCCCGTACTGAAGCGGGTGCTGCGTTCGGCAACGACGGACTGTATCTGGAAAAATACGTTGAGGAACCTCGCCACATCGAAATTCAGATTGTGGGTGATCAGTACGGTAAAGTTTGCCACTTATCCGAACGAGACTGCTCCATTCAGCGTCGTCACCAGAAGTTGGTCGAAGAAACCCCCTCTCCTATCGTTTCGGATGAACTTCGGCAACAAATGGGCGAAGCGGCCATTAAGGGCGCTCAGGCCATTGGGTACGAAGGAGCTGGAACAATTGAGTTTCTGGTCGATAAACACGGGAAGTTTTATTTCATGGAAATGAACACCCGAATTCAGGTAGAGCACCCGATTACGGAAGAGGTAACCGACTTCGACCTGATCAAAGAGCAGATTAAAGTAGCTGCCGGAACCGAAATTTCGGGCCGGAACTACACACCGAAGCTGTATGCTATGGAATGCCGCATTAACGCAGAAGACCCTGCCAACGGTTTCCGCCCTTCGCCCGGTAAAATTACCAATCTGCATTTTCCTGGCGGTCACGGTGTTCGGATCGACAGCCACGTATACAGCGGCTATACCATTCCACCAAACTACGACTCGATGATTGCCAAACTAATTGTTTCGGGCCAGTCGCGGGAGGAAGTGATTACCCGTATGAAACGGGCATTGCAGGAATTTGTCATCGAAGGGATCAAAACCACGATTCCATTCCATATCAAGCTGATGGACGATCCAGGTTTCCGATCTGGGAAATTCACGACCGCTTTCCTCGAAACGTTTGATTTCAGCAAGCTGTAG
- a CDS encoding sodium/sugar symporter, with protein MNHLATADYIVFLVYFIVVVGYGYWVYQRKRSAQMNTTDFFLAEGSLTWWAIGASLIASNISAEHFIGMAGSGFAMGLAISSYEWFAAAVLIIVAVFFIPIYLRNHIYTMPQFLAQRYSDTVSTILAIFWLVVYVLVNLTSILYLGAIAIESLVGISFTTCTIGLAIFAIFITLGGMKVIGYTDVIQVIVLIFGGLVITYLALELVGKETGTSTIWGSLVSLRKQADTHFHMFLPKGHPYYDALPGMALVTGGMWLNNLYYWGCNQYIVQRALGADLKTARSGILFAALLKLMIPLIVVIPGIAAFVLFQTGSFREAMTDASGVVKPDHAYPVLMNLLPIGMKGLAFAALTAAIVASLAGKCNSISTIFTLDLYKKYVDKNASEQKLVNVGRWAVVVSFVIAIALAPMLRSLDQVYQYIQEYTNFITPGIFAIFLLGFFWKRATNRAALTVAILTLPFSTLLKFWPDIMNLFGVQAESIPFLHRTTWVFCIDVALMVLVSLTDPASHRTGDEIIVDRSMFRVTPSFVIGSVGIFGILAVLYTVFW; from the coding sequence ATGAATCACCTCGCTACGGCCGATTACATTGTTTTTCTAGTTTATTTCATTGTTGTTGTCGGATATGGCTACTGGGTATACCAGCGAAAGCGGTCGGCCCAAATGAATACCACTGATTTTTTTCTGGCCGAGGGGTCGTTAACTTGGTGGGCTATCGGTGCATCGCTGATTGCCTCAAATATTTCGGCTGAGCACTTCATCGGCATGGCTGGTTCGGGTTTCGCTATGGGCTTAGCCATTTCTTCTTATGAGTGGTTTGCCGCAGCCGTATTGATCATTGTCGCCGTCTTTTTCATTCCCATCTATCTGCGTAATCATATCTACACCATGCCTCAGTTTCTGGCGCAACGGTATAGCGACACCGTAAGTACTATTCTGGCTATATTCTGGCTAGTGGTCTACGTGTTGGTTAACCTCACCTCAATACTGTATCTGGGTGCCATCGCCATTGAATCGTTGGTGGGCATTTCCTTCACGACCTGTACCATCGGGTTAGCCATTTTCGCCATCTTTATCACCCTGGGCGGCATGAAGGTAATTGGCTATACCGATGTTATTCAGGTGATCGTCCTGATTTTCGGCGGTTTAGTCATCACATATCTAGCCCTGGAATTAGTAGGGAAAGAGACCGGAACGAGTACAATCTGGGGAAGTTTAGTCTCACTTCGGAAACAGGCCGACACCCATTTCCATATGTTTCTTCCCAAAGGCCATCCCTACTACGATGCACTACCCGGTATGGCCTTAGTGACGGGCGGTATGTGGCTGAACAATCTATATTACTGGGGATGTAATCAATACATTGTTCAGCGTGCCCTGGGTGCCGATTTGAAAACGGCCCGTAGTGGTATTCTGTTTGCCGCTTTACTGAAGCTGATGATTCCGCTCATTGTGGTCATACCAGGCATTGCCGCTTTCGTTCTTTTTCAGACAGGCTCTTTCCGCGAAGCCATGACTGATGCATCGGGCGTTGTAAAACCCGATCATGCGTACCCTGTGCTCATGAATTTATTGCCAATCGGAATGAAAGGGCTAGCGTTTGCCGCTCTGACAGCCGCTATTGTGGCCTCACTGGCGGGTAAATGCAATTCCATTTCAACCATTTTTACACTCGATCTTTACAAAAAATACGTCGATAAAAACGCGTCGGAACAAAAGCTGGTCAATGTAGGGCGCTGGGCGGTTGTTGTGTCATTTGTTATTGCCATTGCATTGGCCCCCATGCTTCGTTCACTCGATCAGGTGTATCAGTACATTCAGGAATACACCAATTTCATTACACCGGGCATCTTCGCCATTTTCCTGCTGGGTTTTTTCTGGAAACGCGCTACCAACCGGGCGGCTCTGACGGTCGCAATCCTGACATTGCCCTTCTCAACACTGCTTAAATTCTGGCCCGATATCATGAATCTGTTCGGTGTTCAGGCCGAATCCATTCCATTTTTGCACCGCACTACCTGGGTTTTTTGCATCGATGTTGCTCTGATGGTTCTCGTATCGCTTACCGATCCGGCCAGCCACCGAACGGGTGATGAAATCATTGTTGATCGGAGTATGTTCCGAGTAACGCCTTCATTTGTGATTGGCTCCGTCGGAATTTTTGGTATTTTGGCTGTATTGTATACGGTCTTCTGGTAG
- a CDS encoding serine hydrolase domain-containing protein yields MLKFLMMGFLLASTVAKAQLRERLDSLMQATTQSGQPGAALLVEINGKAIYQSGKGLANVATKTSITSETNFRMASVSKQFTAMGILLLEKDGKLSLDDPIIRFFPEFNGQVGRKVQIRNLLTHSSGLLDYESVMNPNQREQLLDTDVLTLLKDRDSLYFEPGSTFRYSNSGYCLLALIIERVSGQPFSAFIRERIFKPLHMTQSVVYEARKLIVNRAMGYRKQGGAYVFSDQSVTSATKGDGGIYTSLTDYKKWIDGLHNHTLIDLKAALARTGQAIRANPGSYYGAGWFFRQPSNPVLFHSGSTCGFNNFVVAIPEKKVLMAYFSNKADNKTNAAALLKILDSTYPNELADILTLDELTQ; encoded by the coding sequence ATGCTAAAATTTTTGATGATGGGGTTTCTGCTGGCATCGACAGTGGCCAAGGCACAGTTGCGTGAGCGGCTCGATTCACTTATGCAGGCAACAACACAATCAGGTCAGCCGGGCGCAGCCCTATTAGTCGAAATCAACGGGAAAGCCATTTATCAGTCAGGAAAAGGCCTCGCCAATGTAGCCACTAAAACGTCGATTACGTCCGAAACGAACTTTCGAATGGCATCAGTCTCCAAGCAGTTTACCGCTATGGGTATTCTATTGCTGGAGAAAGATGGTAAACTCTCCCTGGATGACCCAATCATTCGTTTTTTCCCGGAGTTCAATGGACAGGTTGGCCGGAAAGTACAGATCCGAAATCTACTGACTCACTCATCGGGTTTACTGGATTACGAATCTGTCATGAACCCCAATCAGCGGGAGCAGCTTCTGGATACAGATGTGCTTACGCTTCTGAAAGATCGCGATTCACTGTATTTCGAGCCGGGCAGTACGTTTCGTTACAGCAACTCGGGTTATTGCCTGCTCGCGCTGATTATCGAACGGGTATCCGGGCAACCATTTTCTGCTTTCATCCGGGAACGGATTTTTAAACCCCTTCACATGACGCAGTCGGTTGTTTATGAAGCCAGAAAATTGATTGTCAACCGGGCTATGGGCTACCGTAAACAAGGAGGGGCTTATGTTTTTTCGGACCAGAGCGTAACCAGCGCCACGAAAGGGGATGGCGGAATATATACATCATTAACCGATTACAAGAAATGGATTGATGGCTTACATAACCATACGCTCATTGATCTTAAGGCTGCGCTGGCCCGAACCGGGCAGGCCATTCGGGCTAATCCGGGTAGCTATTATGGTGCAGGCTGGTTCTTCCGACAGCCTTCCAATCCCGTTCTTTTCCATTCGGGCAGCACGTGCGGCTTCAACAATTTTGTCGTGGCAATTCCGGAGAAAAAGGTTTTAATGGCCTACTTTTCCAACAAGGCGGATAATAAAACCAACGCGGCTGCCTTACTAAAGATTCTGGACAGTACATACCCCAACGAATTAGCCGATATACTGACGCTGGACGAGCTAACCCAATAA
- a CDS encoding inositol oxygenase family protein gives MISETAPLASLDVWEDDVLSRYPQPEHKSKDDYRNYDTPERDTVREFYRLNHTYQTYDFVLEKEREFLKFDKKELPVWGVAEFLNTLVDDSDPDTDLDQLQHLLQTSEAIRADGHPDWFVLTGFLHDMGKVLCLFGEPQWAVVGDTFPVGCKHSDKIVYPEFFANNPDSQDERYNTKYGVYEPNCGLRNVHMSWGHDEYLYQMMKNYMPEPALYMMRYHSFYSQHREESYNHLMDEHDHEMFKWVRKFNPYDLYSKSPKPPVVSELKPYYEDLIAKYLPATLKL, from the coding sequence ATGATTAGCGAAACAGCCCCACTTGCCAGCCTTGATGTATGGGAAGACGACGTACTGAGTCGTTACCCCCAACCCGAGCACAAATCGAAAGATGATTATCGCAACTACGACACGCCCGAGCGTGATACAGTTCGGGAGTTCTATCGACTGAATCATACCTACCAGACGTATGATTTTGTGCTGGAAAAAGAGCGGGAGTTTCTGAAATTCGATAAGAAAGAATTACCTGTTTGGGGCGTTGCGGAGTTTTTGAATACACTGGTCGATGATTCGGACCCCGATACCGACCTGGACCAGCTTCAGCACCTGCTACAAACCTCCGAAGCCATACGTGCCGATGGGCATCCCGATTGGTTCGTTCTGACGGGCTTCCTGCACGATATGGGTAAGGTACTGTGCCTCTTTGGCGAACCCCAATGGGCGGTTGTAGGCGATACGTTCCCGGTTGGTTGTAAGCATTCGGATAAAATTGTTTATCCAGAGTTCTTCGCTAACAATCCCGATAGTCAGGACGAGCGGTATAATACGAAGTATGGCGTTTATGAGCCCAATTGTGGCCTTCGCAACGTGCATATGTCGTGGGGGCATGACGAGTATCTGTATCAGATGATGAAAAACTACATGCCCGAACCGGCGCTATATATGATGCGGTATCACTCGTTCTATTCGCAGCACCGCGAAGAATCGTACAACCACCTGATGGACGAGCATGACCATGAGATGTTCAAATGGGTTCGGAAGTTCAATCCCTATGATCTGTACTCCAAAAGCCCCAAGCCACCCGTTGTAAGCGAATTGAAGCCTTACTACGAAGACCTAATTGCGAAGTATTTGCCAGCTACGTTGAAGTTATAA
- a CDS encoding sodium:solute symporter family protein encodes MLLFFIALYLLSNVAVGAWAARRVTTSQDFILAGRGLPLFLAASVTFATWFGSETIMGAPAMFVEGGFLAVIEEPFGSALCLFLVGAFFARPLYRLNITTFCDYFRIRYGRAAELLSAVMVIPSYFSWIAAQLVAIGIVLSVVTDVPREYCIIASAAIVMIYTLLGGMWSISVTDFFHNLIIILALAVLAVLLWNEVGGLATIQQRTSVGFFRLLPDNTGKDWLAYIAAWITIGLGSIPQQDVFQRVMSAKSETISVRASYLASGMYLTIAMLPLFIALSAKILHPDLPKDNQLIIPNMVMRHGSLPLQILFFGAVTSAILSVSSGAILAPSTVFGENVVKFFRPGISDANLLKTIRWAVVVITVICVLMSTTRDTNIFDLVGESSAFSLVSLFVPLAAGIYWKRATLIGCLCSMTIGFLVWLFCLWQQSEHPPLLWGLLASTLGMVAGSLLSTPSAVIHQATADDN; translated from the coding sequence ATGCTCCTCTTTTTCATTGCACTCTATCTTCTTTCCAATGTGGCGGTTGGTGCCTGGGCGGCCCGACGCGTAACAACTTCACAGGATTTCATTCTGGCCGGTCGGGGGCTCCCCTTGTTTTTAGCCGCTTCCGTAACCTTCGCTACCTGGTTCGGTTCGGAAACCATCATGGGCGCACCGGCTATGTTTGTAGAAGGTGGTTTTCTGGCTGTTATTGAAGAGCCTTTTGGTTCGGCCCTATGTCTGTTTCTGGTCGGTGCTTTTTTTGCCCGACCGTTGTACCGGCTCAACATCACAACTTTCTGCGATTATTTCCGTATTCGCTACGGACGCGCTGCCGAGCTGCTCTCAGCCGTTATGGTGATTCCATCCTATTTTAGCTGGATTGCGGCTCAACTGGTGGCGATTGGTATAGTATTGAGCGTCGTGACCGATGTACCGCGTGAATACTGCATCATAGCCAGTGCCGCCATTGTTATGATTTATACGCTATTGGGTGGTATGTGGTCAATTTCTGTAACGGACTTTTTTCACAACTTGATCATCATTCTGGCGCTGGCTGTTCTGGCGGTTTTACTCTGGAACGAAGTAGGTGGTTTGGCAACCATTCAGCAGCGTACGTCGGTCGGATTCTTTCGCTTATTACCCGATAATACCGGCAAGGATTGGCTGGCGTATATAGCTGCCTGGATAACTATCGGTCTGGGATCTATCCCGCAGCAGGACGTTTTTCAACGGGTGATGTCAGCGAAATCAGAGACGATTTCAGTCCGTGCTTCCTATCTGGCTTCGGGTATGTATCTGACCATTGCCATGCTTCCGCTCTTTATCGCCTTAAGTGCCAAGATACTCCACCCCGATTTACCCAAAGATAATCAGCTCATTATTCCCAATATGGTAATGCGGCATGGGAGTTTACCTTTACAAATTCTGTTTTTTGGCGCTGTTACCTCGGCCATTTTGAGTGTATCGAGCGGAGCCATACTGGCCCCATCAACCGTTTTTGGCGAGAACGTCGTGAAATTTTTCCGGCCTGGTATCAGCGATGCTAATCTATTGAAAACCATTCGTTGGGCAGTAGTAGTGATCACAGTGATCTGCGTACTGATGAGCACAACCCGCGATACCAATATTTTTGATCTCGTTGGTGAATCATCCGCTTTCAGTCTGGTATCGCTATTTGTACCCTTAGCGGCTGGTATTTACTGGAAACGCGCTACGCTGATTGGCTGCCTTTGCTCAATGACCATTGGCTTTTTAGTTTGGCTATTCTGCCTCTGGCAACAAAGTGAACATCCGCCCCTACTTTGGGGGTTACTAGCCAGCACACTTGGTATGGTCGCCGGAAGCTTATTGAGTACGCCATCTGCTGTTATACATCAAGCAACCGCCGATGATAATTGA
- a CDS encoding DinB family protein, whose product MLLEVLNTLFQRDLAKLRQEISAYKDERNLWIVDKNIANSAGNLCLHLIGNLNTYIGAELGKTGYIRHRDLEFSLKDIPRTELLAKIDETRVVVEEGLTKVTEEKLAEEYPMLVFDKPTSTEYFLVHLTTHLTYHLGQINYHRRLLDV is encoded by the coding sequence ATGCTTCTGGAGGTTTTAAACACCCTATTTCAGCGTGATCTGGCTAAACTTAGGCAGGAAATCAGCGCATATAAAGACGAGCGAAATCTTTGGATAGTTGACAAAAATATTGCCAATTCGGCGGGTAATCTGTGCCTGCATCTGATTGGTAATCTGAATACATACATCGGCGCTGAGTTAGGCAAAACGGGCTACATCCGCCATCGTGATCTTGAATTTTCCCTCAAAGACATACCCCGCACCGAACTGCTGGCAAAAATTGACGAAACTAGGGTTGTCGTTGAGGAAGGACTTACGAAGGTAACGGAAGAAAAACTTGCCGAGGAGTATCCTATGCTGGTTTTCGACAAACCTACATCTACAGAATACTTTCTGGTTCACTTAACCACCCACCTTACCTATCATCTCGGCCAGATCAATTATCATCGGCGGTTGCTTGATGTATAA
- a CDS encoding NUDIX hydrolase, protein MKVRPSALIWRQNANQTEVLFMRYSYGGHDVFALPGGSPDRNETLPETIIREIQEELGVSVDIGEMVLAGEMLLTQRNDDVLHVVFAGRNLQGIPALNPVETTALELVWRPIAELHMLNLYPNVGKQLQQWFERAVDLGYVGRIEQQYFG, encoded by the coding sequence ATGAAAGTTCGCCCATCCGCACTAATCTGGCGGCAGAATGCCAATCAGACCGAGGTATTGTTCATGCGTTACTCCTATGGAGGACATGATGTATTTGCTTTGCCCGGCGGTAGCCCCGACCGCAATGAAACGTTACCAGAAACGATTATCCGGGAAATTCAGGAAGAACTAGGCGTTTCGGTCGACATCGGAGAAATGGTTCTGGCGGGTGAAATGCTCCTCACGCAGCGAAACGACGATGTATTGCATGTCGTTTTTGCTGGTCGAAATCTTCAGGGTATCCCTGCCTTAAACCCTGTTGAAACCACTGCACTTGAACTGGTCTGGAGACCTATTGCTGAGCTACATATGCTTAATTTATATCCAAACGTCGGAAAGCAGCTTCAGCAATGGTTTGAGCGCGCTGTAGATTTGGGCTATGTAGGAAGGATTGAACAACAGTATTTTGGTTGA
- a CDS encoding Dps family protein, with protein MKAINQIEELDTPSDLKEKGREKVAEALNRLVADAFALYIKTKNYHWHVSGRHFRDYHLLLDEQADQIFATIDPLAERVRKIGANTIRSVAHIAQLQRVKDNDEDFVKPIDMLKDLEEENRKMAKNMRDAHQIADDAEDVATASLLENFIDETERRTWFLFETSRDLS; from the coding sequence ATGAAAGCTATCAATCAAATTGAAGAACTGGATACCCCTTCCGATTTAAAGGAGAAAGGGCGGGAAAAAGTGGCTGAAGCGTTGAATCGGCTAGTTGCTGATGCCTTTGCCCTTTATATCAAGACCAAAAATTATCACTGGCACGTATCGGGCCGTCACTTCCGCGACTACCATCTGCTCCTCGATGAACAGGCTGATCAGATTTTTGCGACCATCGATCCATTAGCCGAACGGGTACGGAAAATTGGGGCCAATACCATTCGTTCGGTGGCGCATATCGCGCAGTTGCAGCGGGTGAAAGACAACGATGAAGACTTTGTGAAGCCAATCGATATGCTGAAAGACCTCGAAGAAGAAAATCGGAAAATGGCCAAGAACATGCGCGATGCGCACCAGATTGCTGATGATGCGGAAGACGTAGCCACAGCCAGCTTACTCGAAAATTTCATCGACGAAACCGAACGACGCACCTGGTTCCTGTTCGAAACTAGCCGGGATTTGAGTTAA
- a CDS encoding type II toxin-antitoxin system death-on-curing family toxin, with translation MEYLEKEDILYINFLTIQHVGGNFVPPCNFLHEENLDYLLEAVQAEMFGQPLYPEIYQKAGLYMYNIICNHIFQDGNKRTRLEAALLFLQLNGYDLVIADDLLTQFTLDVASGNHSLETVQAWFQANSQPLNA, from the coding sequence ATGGAGTATCTGGAGAAGGAAGATATATTGTACATTAACTTCTTAACTATTCAGCATGTGGGTGGCAATTTCGTCCCACCCTGCAATTTTCTACACGAAGAAAATTTAGACTACTTGTTGGAAGCGGTACAGGCGGAGATGTTTGGTCAGCCTCTTTACCCAGAAATTTATCAGAAAGCAGGTTTGTATATGTACAATATCATCTGCAACCACATTTTTCAGGATGGCAATAAGCGAACAAGGCTAGAAGCTGCTCTACTCTTCCTACAACTTAATGGTTACGATTTGGTCATAGCCGATGATCTGTTAACCCAATTCACGCTCGATGTCGCATCAGGCAACCATTCGCTTGAAACGGTACAGGCGTGGTTTCAAGCAAACAGTCAGCCACTAAACGCATAA
- the lhgO gene encoding L-2-hydroxyglutarate oxidase, whose protein sequence is MTDVVIIGGGIVGLATALQLKQQRPGLTVVLLEKEPFVARHQTGHNSGVIHSGLYYKPGSLKATNCIRGYQMLIDFCDAEGISYELCGKIVVATKQEEISQLETLYQRGQQNGLGGLKKLSLAEMREIEPHINGVAGMFVPQTGIIDYKQVAEKYAYKFQQLGGEIRFNERVEQVTPGTSLSIVVTDKGRYETRLVVNCAGLYSDKIAQLTQREPVDVRIVPFRGEYYQIKPQKEHLVKNLIYPVPDPNFPFLGVHFTRMIHGGVEAGPNAVLAFQREGYKKSDINLKELFETLSWPGFQKVAAKYWETGLGEMYRSFSKAAFTKALQALIPEIQEADLEPGGAGVRAQACDRTGGLLDDFAILEADKAINVLNAPSPAATSSLSIGKTVSEKVLARF, encoded by the coding sequence ATGACAGACGTAGTAATCATTGGCGGTGGAATTGTTGGATTGGCTACCGCTTTGCAGTTGAAACAGCAACGCCCCGGACTGACGGTCGTTCTACTGGAAAAGGAGCCGTTTGTGGCGCGTCATCAAACCGGGCACAACAGTGGAGTTATCCATTCGGGACTGTATTACAAACCGGGTAGTCTGAAAGCAACCAATTGTATTCGGGGCTATCAGATGCTGATTGATTTCTGTGATGCCGAAGGGATTTCCTATGAATTGTGTGGCAAAATAGTGGTAGCCACGAAGCAGGAAGAGATTTCTCAGTTGGAAACCTTGTATCAGCGTGGACAGCAAAATGGATTAGGTGGACTAAAAAAGCTATCGCTGGCCGAAATGCGGGAAATAGAACCGCATATCAATGGGGTAGCGGGTATGTTCGTACCGCAAACGGGTATTATCGATTACAAGCAGGTAGCCGAGAAATATGCCTATAAATTTCAGCAGTTAGGCGGTGAAATCCGGTTTAATGAGCGCGTGGAGCAGGTTACGCCCGGTACTAGTCTGAGCATTGTTGTAACGGACAAAGGTCGCTACGAAACCAGACTCGTTGTAAACTGTGCCGGGCTTTATTCTGACAAGATTGCCCAACTTACCCAACGTGAGCCCGTCGATGTGCGGATTGTGCCGTTTCGGGGAGAGTATTATCAGATCAAGCCACAAAAGGAGCATCTTGTCAAAAACCTGATTTATCCCGTTCCAGATCCTAACTTCCCCTTCCTGGGGGTTCACTTTACCCGTATGATTCACGGTGGGGTAGAAGCTGGCCCAAATGCTGTGTTGGCGTTTCAGCGCGAAGGCTACAAAAAGTCCGACATTAATCTGAAAGAGTTGTTTGAAACGCTCTCCTGGCCGGGTTTTCAGAAAGTTGCCGCCAAATACTGGGAAACGGGTCTGGGTGAAATGTACCGTTCATTCTCCAAAGCTGCCTTCACCAAAGCCTTACAGGCACTGATTCCCGAAATTCAGGAAGCTGATCTGGAACCCGGTGGGGCAGGGGTTCGTGCTCAAGCCTGTGACCGTACGGGTGGATTGCTCGACGATTTCGCTATTCTGGAAGCCGACAAGGCCATAAATGTATTGAATGCCCCTTCGCCAGCGGCAACCTCGTCGTTGTCAATTGGGAAAACGGTTTCGGAGAAAGTATTGGCTCGTTTCTAA